A single region of the Thunnus maccoyii chromosome 10, fThuMac1.1, whole genome shotgun sequence genome encodes:
- the LOC121905869 gene encoding hepcidin-like, whose amino-acid sequence MKTFSVAVAVAVMLTFICIQESVATLSEVQAPEEMMSDDSPVAAHEETSKESWMVTQDIQAQEMEEMMFTPVSANETSVDSWMMPYKSRQKRGIKCRFCCSCCRNRRAYCGLCCKF is encoded by the exons ATGAAGACATTCAGTGTTGCAGTTGCAGTGGCCGTCATGCTCACCTTTATTTGCATTCAAGAGAGCGTTGCCACACTCAGTGAA GTGCAAGCGCCGGAGGAGATGATGAGCGATGACAGTCCAGTTGCAGCACATGAAGAGACATCTAAGGAATCCTGGATGGTGACTCAAGATATTCAG GCGCAAGAGATGGAGGAAATGATGTTTACTCCAGTTTCTGCAAATGAGACATCAGTGGACTCATGGATG ATGCCGTATAAAAGCAGACAGAAGCGAGGCATTAAGTGTCGCttttgctgcagctgctgccgcAACCGTCGCGCTTACTGTGGATTGTGCTGCAAGTTCTGA
- the LOC121905871 gene encoding hepcidin-like: MKTFSIAVAVAVVLTFICIQENSAVPVVEVHGMEVMMSDGAPLAADSEAALALWEVLRRQKRGLYCGRCCDNGVCRKCCYA, translated from the exons ATGAAGACATTCAGCATTGCAGTTGCAGTGGCCGTTGTGCTCACCTTTATTTGCATTCAGGAGAACTCTGCTGTCCCAGTCGTTGAA gtGCACGGGATGGAGGTGATGATGAGCGACGGCGCTCCACTTGCTGCAGATAGCGAGGCAGCATTGGCCTTGTGGGAG GTGCTTCGCAGACAGAAGCGTGGACTTTATTGTGGCCGGTGCTGCGACAACGGCGTCTGCAGAAAGTGCTGTTATGCATGA
- the LOC121905489 gene encoding serine/threonine-protein kinase minibrain-like yields MRKHRNRNRSSATSRREEMKRAPVDSKLQPNDVLTSSLSEYLLQHFMFDGFFSRVAQCQDKDTKDTVALKILKEKNNGSQKPNKELAMLKMVRGLDPVNIVRFYEGFEYMGKTCLAFEMLDKNLHQLLKEKRGNPLSLQQIRSITQQLVAALRALKTVGVIHTNITPQNIMLVNQKETPFRVKLIDFSSAIKATEVKRGVIMQPVAYRSPEVILGLPISEAADMWSLGGVLATLYLGSLPFPQRCQYYLVKTMVQTLGQPEDQVLDDGTHTLLYFSQNQDSTKPAWRLKTADEHKAVTGFPPQNHSGSTRFSRLDDLVMLYPQAEKIGEKTQFVCLLKQMLCLNPHRRITPSDALSHPFTTMSHEQGDDDDSSSYETSSPALTSHQEPQDDGGSAAVDIVAISIERDGDSAETESRDEDSDESPSNGRVLDDEAAVTSASTSTAPLPTDLYDAVSADKGPVTTSATDGVSTPPPTDDSDAAASVADEATVTSASTDEASTASPKTGLYDVVSADEGTVTLSAADEVSASPLTADLNNVDSSEETESRSNGRDPDDESPNGATVAADEAVVTSASTNEASTSPVLTDLYDAVSADEGTVTTSATDGVSTPPSTDDSDAAASAADEAAVTSASTNEASTSPVLTDLYDAVSADEGIVTTSATDRALTAPLRDDSDAAAGAADEATVTSASTDEASIAPLKTGLYDTVSADKGPVTVSSADEASATLPETDTDEVGPADERTVMDSDGDSATGSRNTRRKPLKRIKRFFGRMFRALCCCCCSVHVEE; encoded by the exons ATGCGAAAGCATAGGAATAGAAATCGGTCATCAGCAACCTcaagaagagaggaaatgaaaagag CACCTGTTGACTCAAAGCTACAACCCAATGACGTGCTGACCAGCAGTTTGAGTGAGTACTTGCTTCAGCACTTCATGTTTGACGGCTTCTTCAGCAGAGTTGCTCAGTGCCAAGACAAAGACACCAAAGACACTGTGGCCCTCAAGATCCTCAAGGAGAAGAATAACGGTTCTCAGAAGCCCAACAAAGAG TTGGCCATGCTGAAAATGGTCCGTGGTCTTGATCCGGTCAACATCGTTCGATTCTATGAGGGTTTTGAATACATGGGCAAGACATGTCTTGCATTTGAAATGCTGGACAAGAATCTCCACCAGCTGCTGAAGGAGAAACGCGGcaaccctctctctcttcagcaAATCAGATCCATCACACAACAG cTGGTTGCCGCACTTAGAGCTCTGAAGACTGTTGGTGTGATTCATACAAATATCACACCGCAAAACATCATGCTGGTTAACCAGAAAGAAACACCCTTCAGAGTCAAACTCATTGACTTTAGTTCAGCCATCAAAGCTACTGAAGTCAAGCGTGGTGTCATCATGCAGCCTGTTGCATACCG gTCTCCTGAAGTGATACTGGGTCTTCCcatctcagaggctgcagatatGTGGTCTCTGGGTGGTGTCCTGGCAACCCTGTACCTTGGCAGCTTGCCGTTCCCTCAGCGCTGCCAGTATTACCTG GTGAAAACTATGGTGCAGACACTGGGTCAGCCGGAGGACCAGGTCCTAGATGACGGCACCCATACGTTGCTCTATTTTAGCCAGAACCAGGACTCCACAAAGCCAGCATGGAGGCTTAAG ACGGCTGATGAGCACAAGGCTGTGACTGGCTTCCCGCCCCAAAATCACAGCGGCTCAACCAGGTTCAGCAGGCTGGATGACCTTGTGATG CTGTACCCACAGGCAGAGAAGATTGGGGAAAAGACACAGTTTGTTTGCCTGCTGAAGCAGATGCTGTGTCTGAATCCTCACAGGAGAATAACCCCAAGTGATGCCCTGAGTCATCCGTTTACAACCATGAGCCATGAACAGGGTGACGATGATGACTCCAGCTCTTA TGAGACGTCCTCACCTGCTCTTACGAGTCATCAAGAGCCACAAGATGATGGTGGCTCAGCGGCAGTGGACATAGTTGCCATCTCGATAGAAAGAGATGGAGACTCTGCTGAGACTGAATCAAGAGATGAAGATTCAGATGAAAGTCCCTCCAATGGTAGAGTTTTGGATGATGAAGCTGCAGTCACCTCTGCCTCCACATCTACTGCACCTCTACCGACTGACCTGTATGACGCTGTTTCAGCTGACAAAGGTCCAGTCACCACATCTGCAACTGATGGAGTTTCAACTCCACCTCCAACAGATGACTCAGATGCTGCTGCTAGTGTAGCTGATGAAGCCACAGTCACCTCTGCCTCCACTGATGAAGCTTCAACAGCATCTCCTAAGACTGGCCTGTATGACGTTGTTTCAGCTGACGAGGGTACAGTCACTCTATCTGCAGCTGATGAGGTTTCAGCCTCACCTCTGACTGCTGACTTGAATAATGTTGATTCAAGTGAAGAAACTGAAAGTCGCTCAAATGGTAGAGATCCAGATGATGAGTCCCCAAATGGCGCCACTGTTGCAGCTGATGAAGCTGTAGTCACCTCTGCCTCCACAAATGAAGCATCTACCTCACCTGTACTGACTGACCTGTATGATGCTGTTTCAGCTGACGAAGGCACAGTCACCACATCTGCAACTGATGGAGTTTCAACTCCACCTTCAACAGATgactctgatgctgctgctagTGCAGCTGATGAAGCTGCAGTCACCTCTGCCTCCACAAATGAAGCATCTACCTCACCTGTGCTGACTGACCTGTATGACGCTGTTTCAGCTGACGAAGGTATAGTCACCACATCTGCAACTGACAGAGCTTTAACTGCACCTCTAAGAGATGACTCCGATGCTGCTGCTGGCGCAGCTGATGAAGCCACAGTCACCTCTGCCTCTACTGATGAAGCTTCAATAGCACCTCTCAAGACTGGCCTGTATGACACTGTTTCAGCTGACAAAGGTCCAGTCACTGTGTCCTCAGCTGACGAAGCCTCAGCTACACTTCCAGAGACTGACACAGATGAAGTTGGTCCAGCTGATGAACGTACAGTCATGGACTCTGATGGAGACTCAGCCACTGGCTCCCGAAACACTCGGAGGAAGCCGCTGAAAAGGATCAAGAGATTCTTCGGCAGGATGTTTAGAgccctgtgctgctgctgttgctctgtACATGTTGAGGAATAA
- the LOC121905870 gene encoding hepcidin-like, with the protein MKTFSVAVAVAIMLTFIFLQESSAVPVTGEQELEEVMSNDSPVAVHEETSVESWKMPYNRQKRGLKCRVCCGCCIPGVCGVCCTI; encoded by the exons ATGAAGACGTTCAGTGTTGCAGTTGCAGTGGCCATCATGCTCACCTTCATTTTCCTTCAGGAGAGCTCTGCTGTCCCAGTCACCGGA GAACAAGAGCTGGAAGAAGTGATGAGCAATGACAGTCCAGTTGCTGTACATGAAGAGACATCTGTGGAATCATGGAAG ATGCCGTATAACAGACAGAAACGTGGCCTTAAGTGTCGTGTTTGCTGTGGCTGCTGCATCCCTGGTGTCTGCGGAGTGTGCTGCACAATCTGA